From one Triticum urartu cultivar G1812 chromosome 3, Tu2.1, whole genome shotgun sequence genomic stretch:
- the LOC125547032 gene encoding uncharacterized protein LOC125547032, with amino-acid sequence MPHRSLLARAHSEDDADAAMGDAVAGAVDYRGRPASRAATGGWKSSVFVMAMEIAERFAYKGVAANLITYLTGPLGQPMARAAASIDAWKGVSQMLPLPVACVADAWLGRYRAIVLASILFVVSMGTLSLSSAFHIFRSGGHVAVFYVALYLVALGEGAHKPCAQAFAADQFDEKDPKENVARSSFFNWWYFGMCAGTAVTTMVSSYVQDNVGWGLGFGIPCIVILVSLAVFLIGTPSYRYYTTKEPSPVARVGKALLVLIKSWRSKHRTNPASGKVEAHKNSDEDLVEEVRSVFRLLPIWASCIIYAIIFSQTSTFFTKQAATLDRRIGPNFKVPPAALQTFISVSIVAFIPVYDRLFVPLARRYTGRPTGITMLQRVGAGLSLSLVAVVLSALVEMKRLAVARDAGLLDAPKASHLPMTLWWMVPQYVLIGVSDVFAMIGLQEFFYDQVPDAVRSLGLALFLSIFGVGHLLSSFLISVIDRATARRGASWFSNNLNRAHLDYFYWLLAGLCVVELVAFFFFSRAYVYKKKSDDGDYRGGDADATLESKSLTGSTGVCLRPAERSTSQNSLSDGEGMDSGALLPPGEPSTNGKSGGRGGWPAALFLIVVEFVERVGFYGVQGNLITYLTGPLGLSTASAAAGVNAWAGTASMLPLLGALAADSWIGRYRAIVAAGVLYLVSFGMLTVSSMVPPRQPQPAASPPRAAFFYATIYVVALAQGFHKPNAQALGADQFPRSSPDSIASGSSFFNWLHFSMSWGFIVAVVALSYVQDNVGWAAGFGVCWAMMLVSLSMFLLGTGTYRVTEQPRDRRALARLTKTLAATARTWTDMVFRRSDGAMDGECLLRPKEQEGKGVMVKLLPIWMTSVVYAMVVVQVSTLFTKQGSTMDRRIGAATGLVVPPAALQSFVGLAIIASVPIYDRAFVPLARRVTKHPSGITMLQRIGAGMAIASVAMAVAALVEAARLRAARDAGLVDSPGMAVPMSLWWMVPQYVLLGLANVFTMVGLEEFFYDQVPDALRSVGLALCMSIMGVGNYASGMLVSAIDWATRRTGESWFSDNLNRAHLDYFYWVLAGVAALEVLVFLYFSRRYDYTDKRELVT; translated from the exons ATGCCTCATCGGAGCCTGCTCGCCCGCGCACACTCGGAAGACGACGCAGACGCCGCCATGGGGGACGCCGTCGCTGGCGCCGTCGACTACCGCGGCCGGCCCGCCTCCCGCGCCGCCACCGGCGGCTGGAAGTCCTCGGTGTTCGTCATGG CAATGGAGATCGCCGAGCGGTTCGCGTACAAGGGCGTGGCGGCGAACCTCATCACGTACCTCACGGGGCCGCTGGGCCAGCCCATGGCGCGCGCGGCGGCGTCCATCGACGCGTGGAAGGGCGTCTCCCAGATGCTGCCGCTGCCGGTGGCCTGCGTCGCCGACGCCTGGCTCGGCCGCTACCGGGCCATCGTCCTCGCCTCCATCCTCTTCGTCGTG AGCATGGGCACGCTGTCGCTGTCGTCGGCGTTCCACATCTTCCGCTCCGGCGGCCACGTGGCCGTCTTCTACGTCGCGCTCTACCTGGTGGCGCTGGGCGAGGGCGCGCACAAGCCCTGCGCGCAGGCGTTCGCGGCCGACCAGTTCGACGAGAAGGACCCCAAGGAGAACGTGGCAAGGAGCTccttcttcaactggtggtacTTCGGCATGTGCGCCGGCACCGCCGTCACCACCATGGTCTCCAGCTACGTCCAGGACAACGTCGGCTGGGGCCTCGGCTTCGGTATCCCCTGCATCGTCATCCTCGTCTCCCTCGCCGTCTTCCTCATTGGCACCCCCTCCTACCGCTACTACACCACCAAGGAGCCCAGCCCCGTCGCCCGCGTCGGCAAGGCGCTCCTGGTGCTGATCAAGAGCTGGAGATCGAAGCACCGCACCAA TCCGGCGAGCGGCAAGGTGGAGGCCCATAAGAACTCCGACGAGGACCTCGTGGAGGAGGTGAGGAGCGTCTTCCGCCTGCTGCCCATCTGGGCCTCCTGCATAATCTACGCCATCATCTTCTCCCagacctccaccttcttcaccaagcAGGCGGCCACGCTGGACCGCCGGATCGGCCCCAACTTCAAGGTGCCGCCGGCGGCGCTGCAGACCTTCATCAGCGTCAGCATCGTGGCCTTCATCCCGGTCTACGACCGTCTCTTCGTGCCGCTCGCGCGCCGCTACACGGGGCGGCCCACGGGCATCACCATGCTGCAGAGGGTCGGCgccggcctctccctctccctcgtcgCCGTCGTGCTCTCGGCGCTCGTGGAGATGAAGCGGCTCGCCGTCGCCAGGGACGCCGGCCTGCTGGACGCCCCCAAGGCTTCTCACCTGCCCATGACGCTCTGGTGGATGGTGCCGCAGTACGTCCTCATCGGCGTCTCCGACGTGTTCGCCATGATCGGCCTCCAGGAGTTCTTCTACGACCAGGTCCCCGACGCCGTGCGCAGCCTCGGCCTCGCGCTCTTCCTCAGCATCTTCGGCGTCGGCCACCTCCTCAGCAGCTTCCTCATCTCCGTCATCGACAGGGCCACGGCCAGGCGCGGCGCCAGCTGGTTCTCCAACAACCTCAACCGCGCGCACCTCGACTACTTCTACTGGCTGCTCGCCGGGCTCTGCGTCGTCGAGCTCGtcgccttcttcttcttctcgcgagcctatgtctacaagaagaagagCGACGATGGCGATTACAGGGGAGGTGATGCTGATGCTACATTG GAAAGTAAAAGTCTAACTGGTAGTACTG GAGTGTGTTTAAGGCCTGCCGAACGTAGCACTTCGCAAAATTCCCTCTCAGACGGGGAAGGAATGGACTCCGGCGCGCTCCTGCCTCCGGGTGAGCCGTCAACCAACGGCAAATCCGGCGGCCGCGGCGGATGGCCAGCCGCACTCTTCCTGATAG TGGTGGAGTTCGTGGAGCGCGTCGGCTTCTACGGCGTGCAGGGCAACCTGATCACGTACCTCACCGGCCCGCTGGGTCTGTCCACCGCGTCGGCCGCGGCCGGCGTGAACGCCTGGGCCGGCACCGCGTCGATGCTGCCGCTGCTCGGCGCGCTCGCCGCCGACTCCTGGATCGGCCGGTACCGGGCCATCGTGGCCGCCGGCGTCCTCTACCTCGTG AGCTTTGGGATGCTGACGGTCTCATCCATGGTGCCACCACGTCAACCTCAACCAGCGGCATCCCCTCCCCGCGCGGCGTTCTTCTACGCCACGATCTACGTGGTGGCGCTGGCGCAGGGCTTCCACAAGCCCAACGCGCAGGCCCTAGGCGCGGACCAGTTCCCCCGGAGCTCCCCGGACAGCATCGCGTCCGGGAGCTCTTTCTTCAACTGGCTCCACTTCTCCATGTCGTGGGGCTTCATCGTCGCCGTCGTCGCGCTGAGCTACGTGCAGGACAACGTCGGCTGGGCCGCCGGGTTCGGCGTGTGCTGGGCCATGATGCTCGTGTCCCTGTCCATGTTCTTGCTCGGCACGGGCACGTACCGTGTCACGGAGCAGCCGCGCGACCGCCGTGCTCTCGCGCGGCTCACGAAAACGTTGGCTGCCACGGCGCGTACATGGACGGACATGGTCTTTCGCCGCAGCGACGGCGCCATGGACGGTGAATG TTTACTGAGGCCAAAAGAGCAGGAAGGCAAGGGGGTCATGGTGAAGCTGCTTCCGATATGGATGACCAGCGTCGTGTACGCAATGGTGGTCGTGCAGGTGTCCACTCTGTTCACCAAGCAGGGCAGCACCATGGACCGGCGCATCGGCGCGGCCACAGGCCTAGTCGTGCCCCCGGCGGCGCTGCAGAGCTTCGTCGGCCTCGCCATCATCGCCTCCGTCCCCATCTACGACCGCGCCTTCGTGCCCCTCGCTCGGCGCGTCACCAAGCACCCCTCCGGGATCACCATGCTCCAGCGCATCGGCGCCGGCATGGCCATCGCGTCCGTCGCCATGGCCGTGGCAGCGCTCGTGGAAGCCGCGCGCCTCCGCGCGGCGAGGGACGCCGGCCTGGTCGACAGTCCGGGGATGGCGGTGCCGATGAGCCTGTGGTGGATGGTGCCGCAGTACGTGCTGCTGGGCCTCGCCAACGTGTTCACCATGGTGGGCCTGGAGGAGTTCTTCTACGACCAGGTGCCCGACGCGCTCCGGAGCGTGGGGCTCGCGCTCTGCATGAGCATCATGGGCGTGGGGAACTACGCCAGCGGCATGCTCGTCTCGGCGATCGACTGGGCGACGAGGCGCACCGGGGAGAGCTGGTTCTCGGACAACCTCAACCGCGCGCACCTCGACTATTTCTACTGGGTTCTGGCCGGGGTCGCCGCTCTGGAGGTGCTCGTTTTTTTGTATTTCTCCCGGAGATACGACTACACTGACAAACGCGAGCTTGTAACGTAG
- the LOC125545406 gene encoding protein NRT1/ PTR FAMILY 5.10-like produces MESGGPLSRSVPRRDGRGGWRAARFIVVVGFLERIGFNGVEGNLITYLTGPLGMSTAAGAAGVNAWSGTVLVLPLVGALAADSRLGRNRAVLLAGALYLLSLGMLTVSSMLQTRQLRPADCHGTATTCSPPSTSSSPAQLGFFYTALYLLALAQGFHKPCSEAMGADQFDSRAGASRSSYFNWFHFSISWGYAIAATAVTYVEENVGWTVGFAACWAIMVVYLVVFLLGKRTYRVERPVDGSSFGRLAEKFVFSRRDATIDTQRLLETNQDGFLVKLLPIWLSSLVFAACISQITTLFTKQGSTMDRRLGGATGLVVPPAALRCCISFTFIAMVPVYDRAIVPFVSRLTGHPGGITMLQRIGAGMVTACITMVVAALVEAKRLRVAKDAGLLDLPDVAVPMSLCWLVPQYVLIGLAEVFSYIGLEEFFYDEVPDALRSVGLALSLSIFGMGSYASGMLVWAIDWATTRGGGESWFSDNLNRAHLDYFYWILAGLGTLEVVVFLYFAKQYAYRDKPE; encoded by the exons ATGGAGTCAGGCGGGCCACTCTCACGTTCAGTCCCACGTCGCGACGGCCGCGGCGGCTGGCGCGCCGCGCGCTTCATCGTCG tcgtcggcttcttgGAGCGCATCGGGTTCAACGGCGTGGAGGGCAACCTGATCACGTACCTCACCGGCCCGCTGGGCATGTCTACCGCGGCCGGCGCCGCCGGCGTGAACGCCTGGTCCGGGACCGTGCTGGTGCTGCCGCTCGTCGGCGCGCTCGCCGCCGACTCGCGCCTGGGGCGCAACCGGGCGGTCCTGCTCGCCGGCGCGCTCTACCTGCTG AGCCTGGGAATGCTGACCGTCTCATCCATGCTGCAAACGCGACAACTTCGTCCGGCCGACTGCCATGGCACAGCCACCACCTGCTCGCCGCCTTCGACATCATCATCACCTGCTCAGCTCGGCTTCTTCTACACCGCGCTCTACCTGCTGGCCCTCGCGCAGGGCTTCCACAAGCCGTGCTCAGAAGCCATGGGCGCGGACCAGTTCGATTCCCGCGCGGGCGCGTCCCGGAGCTCCTACTTCAACTGGTTCCACTTCTCCATCTCGTGGGGCTACGCCATCGCGGCGACCGCGGTCACCTATGTCGAAGAGAACGTCGGCTGGACGGTAGGGTTCGCCGCGTGCTGGGCCATCATGGTGGTGTACCTCGTTGTCTTCTTGCTTGGCAAGCGGACGTACCGGGTAGAGCGGCCCGTGGACGGCAGTTCCTTCGGGCGGCTCGCCGAGAAGTTCGTCTTTTCTCGACGTGATGCCACCATTGACACCCAACG GCTTTTGGAGACAAATCAGGACGGGTTCCTCGTTAAGCTGCTTCCTATCTGGCTGTCAAGCTTAGTGTTTGCCGCGTGCATCTCGCAGATCACCACCCTATTCACCAAGCAGGGCAGCACGATGGACCGGCGTCTAGGCGGGGCCACGGGCCTCGTCGTGCCGCCCGCGGCGCTGCGGTGCTGCATCAGCTTCACATTCATCGCCATGGTCCCTGTCTACGACCGTGCAATTGTACCGTTCGTGAGCCGCCTCACCGGGCACCCCGGTGGAATCACCATGCTCCAGCGCATCGGCGCCGGGATGGTCACGGCCTGCATCACCATGGTCGTCGCGGCGCTCGTGGAAGCCAAGCGCCTCCGTGTGGCCAAGGACGCGGGCCTGCTCGACCTGCCGGACGTGGCGGTGCCGATGAGCCTATGCTGGCTGGTACCGCAGTACGTCCTTATCGGCCTCGCGGAGGTGTTCAGCTACATCGGACTGGAGGAGTTCTTCTACGACGAGGTGCCGGACGCGCTCCGCAGCGTGGGGCTGGCACTGTCCCTGAGCATCTTCGGCATGGGGAGCTACGCTAGCGGCATGCTCGTGTGGGCGATCGACTGGGCCACGACGAGGGGCGGGGGAGAGAGCTGGTTCTCCGACAACCTCAACCGTGCGCACCTCGATTACTTCTATTGGATCCTGGCCGGCCTCGGCACTTTAGAGGTGGTCGTGTTCTTGTACTTTGCAAAACAATATGCCTACCGAGACAAACCTGAGTAA